The following proteins are co-located in the Polymorphospora rubra genome:
- the uxaC gene encoding glucuronate isomerase: MSPTPRSDLLFPAEPTQRALARELYALAKDQPIISPHGHVDPLILADDAPFPDPARLIIVPDHYVTRMLLSQGVPPADLGVPTVDGRPVETDGRTIWRRFAAHWHLFRGTPSRLWLERTFTEVFGVGTALSPETADEVYDAIAARLAEPEFRPRALFERFNIEVLATTESPLDDLGRHAKLAADGWGGPGGRVITTFRPDNVVDMEFEGWADNVARLGEITGADTGTYRGYLAALRDRRQAFIAAGATSSDHGHPTALTLALSEAEATALFERGLRGTADAADAEAFRAHMLLEFARMSIEDGLVMQLHPGSVRNHNRWLYETHGRDVGGDIPQATEYLHALTPLLDAYGNDPRLRVVVYTLDEYTFTRELAPLAGGYAALYLGAPWWFLDSPEVLRRFRESVTETAGFYNTAGFVDDTRAFCSIPVRHDVARRIDAGFLARLVAEDRLPLSEAAETIVDLAYRLPKKIFKIGERL; encoded by the coding sequence GTGTCGCCGACACCCAGATCCGACCTTCTCTTCCCGGCCGAGCCCACCCAGCGGGCGCTCGCCCGGGAGCTCTACGCGCTGGCCAAGGACCAGCCGATCATCTCCCCGCACGGGCATGTCGACCCGCTGATCCTCGCCGACGACGCGCCGTTCCCCGACCCGGCCCGGTTGATCATCGTGCCGGACCACTACGTCACCCGGATGCTGCTCAGCCAGGGTGTCCCGCCGGCCGATCTGGGCGTACCCACCGTCGACGGCCGGCCGGTGGAGACCGACGGGCGGACCATCTGGCGGCGCTTCGCCGCACACTGGCACCTCTTCCGCGGCACCCCCTCCCGGCTGTGGCTGGAGCGGACCTTCACCGAGGTCTTCGGCGTCGGGACCGCCCTGAGCCCGGAGACCGCCGACGAGGTGTACGACGCCATCGCCGCCCGGCTCGCCGAGCCCGAGTTCCGGCCGCGGGCGCTCTTCGAACGGTTCAACATCGAGGTGCTGGCCACCACCGAGTCGCCGCTGGACGACCTCGGCCGGCACGCCAAGCTCGCCGCCGACGGCTGGGGTGGCCCGGGCGGCCGGGTGATCACCACGTTCCGCCCGGACAACGTCGTCGACATGGAGTTCGAGGGCTGGGCCGACAACGTGGCCCGGCTGGGTGAGATCACCGGTGCGGACACCGGCACCTATCGCGGTTATCTCGCCGCCCTGCGCGACCGGCGGCAGGCGTTCATCGCCGCCGGAGCCACCTCGTCCGACCACGGCCATCCGACCGCGCTGACCCTGGCCCTGTCCGAGGCCGAGGCGACCGCGCTGTTCGAGCGCGGGCTGCGCGGCACGGCCGACGCGGCCGACGCCGAGGCGTTCCGGGCCCACATGCTGCTGGAGTTCGCCCGGATGTCCATCGAGGACGGACTGGTGATGCAGTTGCACCCCGGTTCGGTCCGCAACCACAACCGGTGGCTGTACGAGACGCACGGGCGGGACGTCGGCGGCGACATCCCGCAGGCGACCGAGTACCTGCACGCGCTCACTCCGCTGCTGGACGCGTACGGCAACGACCCGCGGCTGCGGGTGGTCGTCTACACCCTGGACGAATACACCTTCACCCGGGAACTGGCCCCGCTGGCGGGTGGCTACGCGGCTCTCTACCTGGGCGCCCCCTGGTGGTTCCTGGACTCGCCGGAGGTGCTGCGCCGCTTCCGCGAGTCGGTCACCGAGACCGCGGGCTTCTACAACACGGCCGGGTTCGTCGACGACACCCGGGCGTTCTGTTCCATTCCGGTACGCCACGACGTGGCCCGCCGCATCGACGCGGGCTTTCTCGCCCGGCTGGTGGCCGAGGACCGGCTGCCGCTTTCCGAGGCCGCCGAGACCATCGTCGACCTGGCGTACCGGCTGCCGAAGAAGATCTTCAAGATCGGGGAGAGGTTATGA
- a CDS encoding enolase C-terminal domain-like protein: MSGTVTITGVDVHDVRFPTAAAGDGSDAINRGDYSATYVELRTDAPDGVFGAGFTFTNGRGNEITCAAIRALSHHVVGRTVGEIFAEPVAFWRSLTADVQLRWLGPEKGVIHMSAGALVNAVWDLRAKLEGKPLWRLLAEMPTEELVANIDFRHITDALTPDDARAILDKGLTGWEERLAGIERDGFPSYTTSVGWLGYPDDKVRALTRQAYAEGWRAMKMKVGGPIDDDVRRARIIREEIGPDALLMMDANQVWDVDEAIANMARLAEVDPYWIEEPTHADDVLGHARIARAVAPIRVATGEVAANRVIFKQLLQAEAIGVMQIDACRVAGVNEVLAEILMAAKFGVPICPHSGGVGLCEYVQHLAIFDYLRVGTSLEGRMVEYVDHLHEHFVDPVRTRDGRYLVPEQPGYSSTMRPASIAEFSFPDGPAWR, translated from the coding sequence ATGAGCGGCACGGTCACCATCACCGGCGTCGACGTCCACGACGTACGGTTTCCCACCGCGGCGGCCGGCGACGGCTCGGACGCGATCAACCGCGGTGACTACTCGGCGACCTACGTCGAACTGCGTACCGACGCCCCGGACGGGGTCTTCGGCGCCGGGTTCACGTTCACCAACGGCCGGGGCAACGAGATCACCTGCGCGGCCATCCGAGCACTGTCGCACCACGTCGTGGGGCGTACGGTCGGCGAGATCTTCGCCGAACCGGTGGCGTTCTGGCGGTCGCTCACCGCCGACGTGCAGCTGCGCTGGCTCGGCCCGGAGAAGGGCGTCATCCACATGTCGGCCGGCGCGCTGGTCAACGCCGTGTGGGACCTGCGGGCCAAACTGGAGGGCAAGCCGCTGTGGCGGCTGCTCGCCGAGATGCCGACCGAGGAACTGGTCGCCAACATCGATTTCCGGCACATCACCGACGCGCTGACCCCCGACGACGCGCGGGCCATCCTCGACAAGGGCCTGACCGGCTGGGAGGAGCGGCTCGCCGGCATCGAGCGGGACGGGTTCCCGTCGTACACCACCTCGGTCGGGTGGCTCGGTTACCCCGACGACAAGGTCCGGGCGCTGACCCGGCAGGCGTACGCCGAGGGTTGGCGGGCGATGAAGATGAAGGTCGGCGGGCCGATCGACGACGACGTACGGCGGGCCCGGATCATCCGCGAGGAGATCGGCCCGGACGCGCTGCTGATGATGGACGCCAACCAGGTGTGGGACGTCGACGAGGCGATCGCCAACATGGCCCGGCTCGCCGAGGTCGACCCGTACTGGATCGAGGAGCCGACGCACGCCGACGACGTGCTCGGCCACGCCCGGATCGCCCGCGCCGTGGCGCCGATCCGGGTGGCCACCGGCGAGGTCGCGGCCAACCGGGTGATCTTCAAGCAGTTGCTGCAGGCCGAGGCGATCGGCGTCATGCAGATCGACGCCTGCCGGGTCGCCGGGGTCAACGAGGTGCTCGCCGAGATCCTGATGGCGGCCAAGTTCGGGGTGCCGATCTGCCCGCACTCCGGCGGCGTCGGCCTCTGCGAGTACGTCCAGCATCTGGCGATCTTCGACTACCTGCGGGTCGGTACCTCGCTGGAAGGGCGGATGGTCGAGTACGTCGACCACCTGCACGAGCACTTCGTCGACCCGGTACGCACCCGCGACGGCCGCTACCTGGTGCCCGAGCAGCCCGGCTACAGCAGCACGATGCGGCCCGCCTCGATCGCCGAGTTCTCCTTCCCGGACGGCCCGGCGTGGCGATAA
- a CDS encoding mannitol dehydrogenase family protein yields MTSQPGAATGSLPDPAPGGRLRLAALPHLPAESRPLVRPGEVSAGIVHLGLGAFHRAHQAVYTEAAIALAGGDWGIVAVAPRSLDTVRQLSEQDNLFSVTTMSAEGTGTNVIGAFAGVRHAAGDPAAIVALLADPAIRVVTLTVTEKAYQLDPATGVLRPDPAVAADLTSDRPPVTVPGLLVRGLLARARAHAGPIALVSCDNLPSNGRRLAGLVTQALEYADAPAKAVDWVYANVTFPGTMVDRIVPASTADTRAVAERALGVADLMAVAGEPYRQWVIEDRFPGGRPAWERAGAVLTDDAGDWERLKLRTLNGLHSATAYLGALAGRETIADALRIPHLSRVLRRLVAQDVANSFTPPDGVSVVAYGETVLERFANPVICHRTVQVAMDGSQKLPQRVLHTILDRRALGARPRWAALVVAAWMRFVQGRADDGSALPLDDPLAPAIGAALAECDGTPAGVVTALLGLTEVFPPGLADDDVVRELIVDWLTALDRHGVEATLAGAD; encoded by the coding sequence ATAACCAGCCAGCCCGGCGCGGCGACCGGCAGCCTGCCCGACCCGGCCCCGGGCGGGCGGCTGCGGCTCGCCGCGCTGCCCCACCTGCCCGCCGAGAGCCGCCCGCTGGTGCGCCCCGGCGAGGTGTCCGCCGGGATCGTGCACCTCGGGCTCGGTGCCTTCCACCGGGCCCACCAGGCGGTCTACACCGAGGCGGCGATCGCCCTGGCCGGCGGTGACTGGGGCATCGTCGCGGTGGCCCCGCGCAGCCTCGACACCGTGCGTCAGCTTTCCGAACAGGACAACCTGTTCAGCGTCACGACGATGTCGGCGGAGGGGACCGGCACCAACGTGATCGGCGCGTTCGCCGGCGTGCGACACGCCGCCGGGGACCCGGCCGCCATCGTCGCGCTGCTCGCCGATCCGGCGATCCGGGTGGTGACGCTGACCGTGACCGAGAAGGCGTACCAACTGGACCCGGCCACCGGCGTGCTGCGGCCCGACCCGGCCGTGGCCGCCGACCTCACCAGCGACCGACCGCCGGTGACCGTACCCGGCCTGCTGGTCCGCGGGCTGCTCGCCCGGGCGCGGGCGCACGCCGGCCCGATCGCGTTGGTGAGCTGCGACAACCTGCCGTCCAACGGCCGGCGGCTGGCCGGGCTGGTGACCCAGGCGCTGGAGTACGCCGACGCGCCCGCCAAGGCCGTCGACTGGGTGTACGCCAACGTCACGTTCCCCGGCACCATGGTCGACCGGATCGTTCCGGCGAGCACCGCCGACACCCGCGCGGTGGCGGAGCGGGCGCTCGGCGTCGCCGACCTGATGGCGGTGGCCGGTGAGCCGTACCGGCAGTGGGTGATCGAGGACCGGTTCCCCGGCGGTCGGCCGGCGTGGGAACGCGCGGGCGCGGTGCTCACCGACGACGCCGGCGACTGGGAACGGCTGAAGCTGCGGACCCTCAACGGCCTGCACTCGGCAACCGCCTACCTGGGCGCGCTCGCCGGCCGGGAGACGATCGCCGACGCGCTGCGTATCCCGCACCTGTCGCGGGTGCTGCGCCGGCTGGTGGCGCAGGACGTGGCGAACAGCTTCACGCCGCCGGACGGCGTCTCGGTGGTCGCGTACGGCGAGACGGTGCTGGAGCGGTTCGCCAACCCGGTGATCTGCCACCGTACGGTCCAGGTGGCGATGGACGGGTCGCAGAAGCTCCCGCAACGGGTGCTGCACACGATCCTGGACCGCCGGGCGCTCGGGGCCCGGCCCCGCTGGGCGGCCCTGGTGGTCGCCGCCTGGATGCGGTTCGTGCAGGGCCGCGCCGACGACGGTTCGGCGCTGCCGCTCGACGATCCGCTGGCGCCGGCGATCGGTGCCGCGCTCGCCGAGTGCGACGGGACGCCGGCGGGTGTGGTGACGGCGCTGCTCGGCCTGACCGAGGTGTTTCCGCCCGGCCTCGCCGACGACGATGTGGTACGTGAGTTGATCGTGGACTGGTTGACCGCACTGGACCGGCACGGCGTCGAGGCGACCCTGGCCGGCGCGGACTGA
- a CDS encoding Gfo/Idh/MocA family protein yields MTTPTVALIGASGHGLWHRRVLAPLHEAGRLRLGALVDVRPVEAAPDAPVPEGVGIFTDHREMLRTTRPDVVVICTPAHTHLPIALDCVAAGADLLLEKPPVLSLAEHATLAEALAAAGRACQVGFQALGSAALTELRQAVAAGAVGTVTGIAAVASWRRDDAYYARSSWAGRRAVDGRPVLDGALVNPLAHAVMQSLAVAGECVPGRPVSVEIERYRTRPIEVDDTATMRVTLDGGLPVVVAVTLAGEDFIPGEVIVHGTAGRAVLEYPTDRLRLPGDTAARQVPGRVGLLENLLAHRADPAGVPLIAPLATTAAFTAVVEAIVAAPEPTLVDAVPVGDGPARVRVIEGIDGALRLAGERMALLSELGVAWARPPFRTELAGHPDPVGRGG; encoded by the coding sequence GTGACGACACCGACGGTGGCCCTGATCGGGGCGAGCGGTCACGGACTGTGGCACCGCCGGGTGCTGGCCCCGTTGCACGAGGCCGGTCGGCTCCGGCTCGGCGCGCTGGTCGACGTACGGCCGGTGGAGGCGGCGCCGGACGCGCCCGTACCGGAGGGGGTCGGGATCTTCACCGACCACCGGGAGATGCTGCGGACCACCCGCCCCGACGTGGTGGTGATCTGCACACCGGCGCACACCCACCTGCCGATCGCGCTGGACTGTGTGGCGGCCGGCGCCGACCTGCTGCTGGAGAAGCCGCCGGTGCTGTCGCTGGCCGAGCACGCCACGCTCGCCGAGGCGCTGGCGGCGGCCGGCCGCGCCTGCCAGGTCGGGTTCCAGGCGCTGGGGTCGGCGGCCCTGACCGAACTGCGGCAGGCGGTCGCGGCCGGTGCCGTGGGTACGGTCACCGGGATCGCGGCCGTCGCGTCGTGGCGCCGCGACGACGCCTACTACGCCCGCTCGTCGTGGGCCGGCCGTCGGGCCGTCGACGGTCGGCCGGTGCTCGACGGGGCGCTGGTCAACCCGCTGGCCCACGCCGTGATGCAGTCGCTGGCGGTGGCCGGGGAGTGCGTGCCGGGCCGGCCGGTCTCGGTCGAGATCGAGCGCTACCGGACCCGGCCGATCGAGGTTGACGACACGGCGACGATGCGGGTGACGCTCGACGGCGGGCTGCCGGTGGTCGTCGCGGTGACCCTGGCCGGGGAGGACTTCATCCCGGGCGAGGTGATCGTGCACGGCACGGCCGGCCGGGCGGTGCTGGAGTATCCGACCGACCGGCTCAGGCTGCCGGGCGACACGGCCGCCCGGCAGGTGCCGGGCCGGGTCGGGCTGCTGGAGAACCTGCTGGCCCACCGGGCCGATCCGGCGGGGGTGCCGCTGATCGCGCCGCTGGCGACCACGGCGGCCTTCACCGCGGTGGTCGAGGCGATCGTCGCCGCGCCGGAGCCGACCCTGGTCGACGCGGTGCCGGTCGGCGACGGCCCGGCGCGGGTGCGGGTGATCGAGGGGATCGACGGGGCGTTGCGGCTGGCCGGTGAGCGGATGGCGTTGCTCTCCGAGCTCGGGGTCGCCTGGGCGCGGCCGCCGTTCCGGACGGAACTCGCCGGGCATCCGGACCCGGTCGGGCGGGGCGGGTGA
- a CDS encoding pectate lyase family protein: MRLRVLTAAAVGVCLAAAPATVAAAGGGIDRPAGRQVLPAGDGWAAYGPGTTGGAAAARDQVHVVQTRAELVEALGGDNATNRSNATPKIIYIKGTIDGFEGADGNLLSCEDLADPEYSLSAYLAAYDPATWGRVAPSGPLEQARVRSVTNQTRHTQINLGPNTTIIGLRGALLTGLTLMADTANNVIIRNITFEDARDCFPAWSPTDGETGNWNSQYDQISVRRSQNVWIDRNTFTDGDNPDSAQPLYFGRPYQVHDGSVDITHTASLVTVSYNRFAGRDKVMLIGSSNTVGPDVGKLNVTIHHNVFENVYQRLPRVRFGQVDVYNNHYKLSGDDFQYVLGVGVQSAIYAESNYFSLGQGITPDKIIYDWSGTAITEKGNWVREGWRLPRHVDLLAAYNAANEVPLGSDAGWTPTLRHGPVLPAPLVPLATALFAGAGKLPV; the protein is encoded by the coding sequence ATGCGATTGAGGGTGTTGACGGCCGCGGCGGTCGGTGTCTGCCTGGCGGCGGCGCCGGCCACCGTCGCGGCCGCCGGCGGCGGTATCGACCGGCCGGCCGGTCGGCAGGTGCTACCGGCCGGTGACGGCTGGGCCGCGTACGGCCCGGGCACCACCGGTGGTGCCGCCGCGGCCCGCGACCAGGTGCACGTCGTGCAGACCCGGGCCGAACTGGTCGAGGCGCTCGGTGGCGACAACGCCACCAACCGGTCCAACGCCACCCCGAAGATCATCTACATCAAGGGCACCATCGACGGCTTCGAGGGTGCCGACGGCAACCTGCTGAGCTGCGAGGACCTTGCCGACCCGGAGTACTCGCTGTCGGCGTACCTGGCCGCCTACGACCCGGCGACCTGGGGACGCGTCGCGCCGTCCGGGCCGCTGGAGCAGGCCCGCGTCCGCTCGGTCACCAACCAGACCCGGCACACCCAGATCAACCTCGGCCCCAACACCACGATCATCGGGCTGCGCGGGGCGTTGTTGACCGGCCTCACCCTGATGGCCGACACGGCCAACAACGTGATCATCCGCAACATCACCTTCGAGGACGCCCGGGACTGCTTCCCGGCGTGGTCGCCGACCGACGGCGAAACCGGAAACTGGAATTCCCAGTACGACCAGATCTCGGTGCGGCGTAGCCAGAACGTCTGGATCGACCGGAACACGTTCACCGACGGCGACAATCCCGACAGCGCCCAGCCGCTGTACTTCGGCCGGCCGTACCAGGTGCATGACGGCTCGGTCGACATCACCCACACCGCCAGCCTGGTCACCGTTTCCTACAACCGTTTCGCCGGCCGCGACAAGGTCATGTTGATCGGCTCCTCGAACACCGTCGGACCGGACGTCGGAAAGCTCAACGTGACGATCCACCACAACGTTTTCGAGAATGTCTACCAGCGACTGCCGCGGGTGCGTTTCGGTCAGGTCGACGTCTACAACAACCACTACAAGTTGTCCGGCGACGACTTCCAGTACGTCCTCGGCGTCGGGGTCCAGTCGGCCATCTACGCGGAGAGCAACTACTTCTCCCTCGGCCAGGGCATCACCCCGGACAAGATCATCTACGACTGGTCCGGCACGGCGATCACCGAGAAGGGCAACTGGGTCCGCGAGGGCTGGCGGCTGCCGCGCCACGTCGACCTGCTGGCGGCGTACAACGCGGCGAACGAGGTCCCCCTCGGCTCCGACGCCGGCTGGACGCCCACCCTGCGCCACGGCCCGGTGCTGCCCGCACCGCTGGTCCCGCTGGCGACGGCGTTGTTCGCCGGGGCCGGCAAGCTGCCGGTCTGA
- a CDS encoding pectate lyase family protein — MGKASVPRRPRWRLLAAAATAGTLTATVLAFGTPYAFADTLLSDDFEDGNSNGWSKSGGSWSVVTDGSLVNRQSGTSSDARTLVGSTGWTNYGVQARVKPTGFNGANRHVGVVARAQSSSNYYALVVTSGGAVQLLKRAGGAPVALASGAGGPTVGNWATLRLEAVGSALRGYVDGNLVVETTDSAFASGRVGLATSYASASFDDVAVDTQTGAPPTGGPTTGPTLPPTGPPLDPMAPPIGFASVDALGQDGTTGGAGGPTVTVDTAAELLTAIATPGPLNIRVDGMIALPGPMHDVTSDKTVVGVGADSGITGGGFNIGLPVSNITTRPPDAVHNVIIRNLNFRNTVDDAINVQMFSHHVWIDHNDLSQGYDGLIDVKRGSSYVTISWNHVHHHTKTMLLGHDDNNGAQDIGQLKVTYHNNWFDRTPQRNPRVRFGDPVHVFNNYFVYNTDVGVACQLNSGCVVEGNYFEDVEEPWSISYAGQRGRMIARDNVLVGSSEPGDAGGTVQEPSTYYSYTLTNPNDVRAVVMAGAGTGRIGL, encoded by the coding sequence ATGGGCAAGGCTTCCGTCCCCCGCCGACCCCGGTGGCGGCTGCTCGCCGCGGCCGCCACAGCCGGAACACTGACCGCGACCGTCCTGGCGTTCGGCACCCCGTACGCCTTCGCGGACACCCTGCTCTCCGACGACTTCGAGGACGGCAACTCCAACGGCTGGTCGAAGTCCGGAGGGAGCTGGTCGGTCGTCACCGACGGCTCACTCGTCAACCGCCAGTCCGGCACCAGCAGCGACGCCCGTACCCTCGTCGGCTCCACCGGCTGGACAAACTACGGCGTGCAGGCCCGGGTCAAGCCAACCGGGTTCAACGGTGCGAACCGCCACGTCGGGGTGGTCGCCCGCGCGCAGAGCAGCAGCAACTACTACGCGCTCGTGGTCACCAGCGGCGGCGCGGTCCAGTTGCTCAAGCGGGCCGGGGGTGCCCCCGTCGCGCTGGCCAGCGGCGCCGGCGGCCCGACCGTCGGAAACTGGGCGACGTTGCGGCTGGAGGCGGTCGGCAGCGCACTGCGCGGCTACGTCGACGGCAACCTCGTCGTCGAAACCACCGACAGCGCCTTCGCCAGCGGCCGGGTCGGGCTGGCCACCTCGTACGCCAGCGCGTCGTTCGACGACGTCGCCGTCGACACGCAGACCGGCGCGCCGCCGACCGGTGGCCCCACCACCGGACCCACCCTGCCGCCCACCGGTCCGCCGCTCGACCCGATGGCGCCGCCGATCGGGTTCGCCTCGGTCGACGCGTTGGGGCAGGACGGGACCACCGGCGGCGCCGGCGGTCCGACGGTGACCGTCGACACCGCGGCCGAACTGCTCACCGCGATCGCCACCCCCGGCCCGCTCAACATCCGGGTCGACGGGATGATCGCACTGCCTGGGCCGATGCACGACGTGACCTCGGACAAGACCGTCGTCGGCGTCGGGGCCGACTCGGGCATCACCGGTGGCGGCTTCAACATCGGCCTGCCGGTCAGCAACATCACCACCCGGCCGCCGGACGCGGTGCACAACGTGATCATCCGGAACCTGAACTTCCGGAACACCGTCGACGACGCGATCAACGTCCAGATGTTCAGCCACCACGTCTGGATCGACCACAACGACCTGTCCCAGGGCTACGACGGCCTCATCGACGTCAAGCGTGGATCGAGCTACGTGACGATCTCCTGGAACCACGTCCACCACCACACCAAGACCATGCTGCTCGGCCACGACGACAACAACGGGGCGCAGGACATCGGTCAGCTCAAGGTGACGTACCACAACAACTGGTTCGACCGTACGCCGCAGCGCAACCCGCGGGTCCGGTTCGGCGACCCGGTGCACGTGTTCAACAACTACTTCGTCTACAACACCGACGTCGGAGTGGCCTGCCAGCTCAACTCCGGCTGTGTCGTCGAGGGCAACTACTTCGAGGACGTCGAGGAGCCGTGGTCGATCAGCTACGCCGGTCAGCGCGGCCGGATGATCGCCCGGGACAACGTGCTGGTCGGCAGCAGCGAGCCGGGTGACGCCGGCGGCACCGTGCAGGAGCCGAGCACCTACTACAGCTACACCCTCACCAACCCGAACGACGTCAGGGCGGTCGTCATGGCCGGTGCCGGCACCGGCAGGATCGGCCTCTGA
- a CDS encoding ABC transporter ATP-binding protein yields MATVTYAKASRIYPGTERPAVNELDLEIGDGEFLVLVGPSGCGKSTSLRMLAGLEDVDQGSIYIDSRDVTHLPPKARDIAMVFQNYALYPHMSVYDNMAFALKLRKTSKAEIDRRVKEAAALLQLEEFLSRKPKALSGGQRQRVAMGRAIVREPQVFLMDEPLSNLDAKLRVQTRTQIASLQAKLGVTTVYVTHDQVEAMTMGHRVAVMLDGVLQQVDTPRALYDTPANVFVAGFMGSPAMNIKTVSLSEKGAVFADLLVPLTREQVATAQADGGNKKVTVGFRPEDCDLVSPTEGGLPVVVELVEDLGSDANVYGHATLDGVSERFVVRTDRRHMPNMGDTVFVKPRTDRHHTFHAATGVRL; encoded by the coding sequence ATGGCTACGGTCACCTACGCCAAAGCGTCCCGGATCTACCCGGGCACCGAGCGTCCCGCGGTCAACGAACTCGACCTGGAGATCGGCGACGGCGAGTTCCTCGTCCTGGTCGGCCCCTCCGGTTGCGGTAAGTCCACCAGCCTGCGGATGCTCGCCGGCCTCGAGGACGTCGACCAGGGCTCGATCTACATCGACAGCCGCGACGTCACCCACCTGCCGCCGAAGGCCCGCGACATCGCGATGGTCTTCCAGAACTACGCGCTCTACCCGCACATGTCGGTCTACGACAACATGGCGTTCGCGCTGAAGCTGCGCAAGACGTCGAAGGCCGAGATCGATCGGCGGGTGAAGGAGGCGGCGGCGCTGCTGCAGCTCGAGGAGTTCCTCAGCCGCAAGCCGAAGGCGCTCTCCGGTGGTCAGCGTCAGCGGGTCGCCATGGGTCGCGCCATCGTCCGCGAGCCGCAGGTCTTCCTCATGGACGAGCCGCTGTCCAACCTGGACGCCAAGCTGCGGGTGCAGACCCGTACCCAGATCGCGTCGCTGCAGGCCAAGCTCGGCGTCACCACGGTCTACGTCACCCACGACCAGGTCGAGGCCATGACCATGGGTCACCGGGTCGCGGTCATGCTCGACGGCGTGCTCCAGCAGGTGGACACCCCCCGGGCGCTCTACGACACCCCGGCGAACGTCTTCGTCGCCGGCTTCATGGGCTCCCCGGCGATGAACATCAAGACCGTGTCGCTGTCCGAGAAGGGCGCGGTGTTCGCCGACCTGCTCGTTCCGCTGACCCGGGAGCAGGTCGCCACGGCCCAGGCCGACGGCGGCAACAAGAAGGTGACCGTCGGGTTCCGCCCGGAGGACTGCGACCTGGTCAGCCCGACCGAGGGTGGCCTGCCGGTCGTCGTCGAACTGGTCGAGGACCTCGGCTCCGACGCCAACGTCTACGGCCACGCCACGCTCGACGGCGTCTCGGAGCGGTTCGTCGTACGCACCGACCGCCGGCACATGCCGAACATGGGCGACACGGTGTTCGTGAAGCCGCGTACCGACCGGCACCACACCTTCCACGCCGCGACCGGCGTACGGCTCTGA
- a CDS encoding RNA ligase family protein, producing MSTRRKKYPRTFHLPGSPGATADDRRLSDLSGLTGELVVTEKMDGGNVTFTRETMYARSVDSGTHVWDRPAKAVWARVAHDIPAGWRISGESMWARRSVGYDDLPGVFLVFGVWGADDTLLGWDDTEQWAALLGLPLVPVLHRGPDLAGALAAWARHRDTTVSEGFVVRPAGPVPEAEFGHRVGKWVRADHVRTAATWRHRDDFPTNGFRATVEPKRPPSPAPG from the coding sequence GTGTCCACCCGTCGGAAGAAGTACCCGCGCACCTTCCATCTGCCCGGTTCCCCTGGCGCCACCGCCGACGACCGGCGGCTTTCCGACCTGTCCGGTCTGACCGGCGAGCTGGTGGTGACCGAGAAGATGGACGGCGGGAACGTCACCTTCACCCGCGAGACGATGTACGCCCGCTCCGTCGACTCGGGGACCCACGTGTGGGACCGGCCGGCGAAGGCGGTCTGGGCGCGGGTCGCGCACGACATCCCGGCCGGCTGGCGGATCTCCGGCGAGTCGATGTGGGCCCGGCGCAGCGTCGGCTACGACGACCTGCCCGGGGTCTTCCTCGTCTTCGGGGTGTGGGGCGCCGACGACACCCTGCTCGGCTGGGACGACACGGAGCAGTGGGCGGCTCTGCTCGGCCTGCCCCTGGTCCCGGTGCTGCACCGCGGCCCGGACCTCGCCGGGGCGCTGGCCGCCTGGGCCCGGCACCGGGACACCACGGTGTCGGAGGGTTTCGTCGTACGGCCGGCCGGTCCGGTGCCCGAGGCCGAGTTCGGTCACCGGGTCGGCAAGTGGGTACGCGCCGACCACGTCCGGACGGCGGCGACCTGGCGGCACCGGGACGACTTCCCCACCAACGGTTTCCGCGCGACGGTTGAGCCGAAACGGCCGCCTTCTCCGGCGCCGGGATAA
- a CDS encoding HNH endonuclease: MNVVLVVNADLGPLHRVSVQHAIRMLCRRVAEIHEAEPDRLIGAFPLPRVVRLVRYVVTRWRFSSGPAWSRAGVLVRDGRCCAYCGGPASTVDHLLPRSRGGRNTWLNTVAACGPCNNRKADRTPGEAGMRLRRTPAAPTWAALVH; this comes from the coding sequence GTGAACGTCGTACTGGTCGTCAACGCCGACCTCGGGCCGCTGCACCGGGTCAGCGTGCAGCACGCGATCCGGATGCTGTGCCGCCGGGTAGCCGAGATCCACGAAGCCGAGCCGGACCGGCTCATCGGGGCGTTCCCGCTGCCCCGCGTCGTACGCCTGGTCCGCTACGTCGTCACCCGCTGGCGGTTCAGTTCCGGGCCGGCGTGGTCGCGGGCCGGGGTGCTGGTCCGCGACGGCCGGTGCTGCGCCTACTGTGGCGGGCCGGCGAGCACCGTCGACCACCTGCTGCCCCGCTCGCGCGGCGGCCGGAACACCTGGTTGAACACGGTGGCCGCCTGCGGCCCCTGCAACAACCGGAAGGCCGACCGGACGCCCGGCGAGGCGGGCATGCGGCTGCGGCGTACGCCGGCCGCCCCGACGTGGGCGGCGCTGGTCCACTGA